In Aedes albopictus strain Foshan chromosome 3, AalbF5, whole genome shotgun sequence, the genomic window gagtgtggccgacccacctccactttcgccctCGAATTaccctatcggcttttgatgatatcgacgatggagcttgAAATTCCGGACAAATCTCGGTTTAACGTTTGTGGTTACGATCGCTACGCTTTTACACGCACAATGATATGAAGCGGGGGTTTGATTTTTGCTCTGGGCGATGAAACCTTTCGCGATAAATACTAGTTTCTCTCTTTCTTGCAACCCCTGGTGCGtgctagacgggcttggtggtctagtggctaccgcttctgattcgtatgcagaaggtcatgggttcaatccctggcccgtccttttcatcctactttgtatctttctatccactttctctcactctctcttctctacatatacaactcatgtatattcatatgttcatagccatcgctagaaccagaaacgaattgaaaaagtcgtttccctcccttccaacttccactcacagcacagtgtatatataacgcctataagttatgcaaccaaagcgtgctgtgccgcttgaccttattcaccttattcaccacacaatctatcaccttacgaacactataaataaccctatccatggatcgcatcaccgacccaacggtgactcccagatctcccatcctttccgtctaacgaaTATCCCAGTCCGTgtgggttgtgggacgcagagtgctctcggtctctagtagcaacaaccagtacactctaacattcctttcccttcccagctgactataagaacttggccggcgccgttattgatcaaatatgcatgagctgctaaaattgcactttgagaataagtggaatgtcccagccccttattcagttggatcacagtgcaactggtaccagttcagatcaatcacggaggagcaaccattgacatgtatagtcagaattgatcgtgatcGTGATCTTGCAACCCCTGGTGCGTGCTCCGTGTGTTCGTTATAGTGTTAAGTTTTGCTCAGTTTGTATTGCCGGTGTCCGTGTCACTTTTAAGGCCCAAATACAATGTGGGCGGCATAGCGGCATGGCGGCACGACGGCACGAGCGCGGTGTGTTCTAAATCTGACTGTCATTATGCCGCTGCCGTTTTGCCGCAATTCAAAACACAATGCAGACGGTTTGACGAACGGTTATTTGTAATTAAATACGTGTGTTGCGGGGTCGGAAGGAGAAATTCTCACCGGGTTCTCAGCAGCGGTAACGCGAGCTATACGTTTgatgcagctttaaactgcaaatgacgttttattagttcatataaattgggttgtttagtgaataaaatattgctattttctacagcctaatcgaaagagctcatttttctgaggcAAAGAAATCGTCCCAAACGGATCGACAATCTAACGGTGTTATATATAGCCCTATGGATATAACTAGACCTGTTGCGTCAGCAGAGAACGTACAAGATAGGCTACTTCATCCGAATACAACATCTCCTGAAGAAGCATCAATTAGTACATTGACTCCATCACCATCACCACCAACATCTCCATCAAACGCAGCACTGTCGAAACAAGTTAAGAAAAGTTTCCCAACAACACCTCCGCCTAAGAAGAAGCATCAAACTCACATACGGCAATCGGCCGTGCATCAAACATCTGCAATGCAGTCACATCAGTTGTCACAGAACAATAATCTCATCAATCCTATTCAGACTCCTGTCAATGCCAATACCGAACAAATTTTGTCTCTTATAAAATCTAAGTCTCATGAATCACAATTTTTGGCTAACCAATCAATTACCACATCAGAATGCATAAATCAAAACGTGGTGAATTCGAACGACATAAATACGTGCGTCCAGACTATGTCAGCTGGTAATGGTAGTCTTCCATCTTCAGGGGCACGAACTCGTTTGTACACTGATCCCACACCCGAACATCACGCTAGCGAATCAGCTGACAGCATCATATCCAGTATACATAATGTATCTATACCACCTAAGTCTCCGTGCACACCAATTATAACACGTGTTATGGGCCATATGATTCAACATCGCTTCACCAAAAAATTCAAAGTTACAAAAAGCACTTGTGACTTATGTAataagcaaatgtttttcggattcaaATGTACAGAATGTAAATATCGCTGCCATAAAGATTGTAAATCAAATGTACCACCTTCTTGTGGATTGCCTCAAGAATTTGTAGATGAGTTTAAAAAAAGTTTACAATCCGACACACTAGTTCCAAATGTATCACCCAACCTATGTAATCGAGTTATGTACGCAAAAGATCGAAACCGTGCCCAGTTAAGTGGAATACATGGGGGTCCCGACAGCAGTGGTTCAAGTTGTAACAGTTCGTCTCCGTCAAGTCCGGCACTTCTGTCCTTACCACCTCAAACACCTGCTGCTTCTAAACATTCACAGTTCAACTTTCCGGAAGTTTCAATTTGTAATTCTTTCAGCATGATTTCCGATTCAGAAGAAATAACGCTAGAAACTCACCCTATCAATAACAATAACAGTCGCCATCCTGGCATAGAGATTCCCAGAGTGCAGCTTTCAAAGTTGCCAGAATCAAATGAAAGTAATGATAGTGATAAAACCGGTTCAACGAGTGCTGCAAGTACAGATTCTTCTTCAGAGCGTACTCCGGTTCGATTGGATTCTACGGAAGAGAAAGATAGTGACAATTGGCCCCGCCAGAACAGTATGTCTCTTAAAGAATGGGACATACCTTACGACGACcttaaattgctggaaaaaattggCAATGGACGGTTTGGCACGGTGCATCGTGCTCTGTGGCATGGAGATGTTGCTGTAAAATTACTTAAAGAAGATTATGTTGCAGATGAGAGAACACTTGAAGCATTCAAGTTGGAGGTTGCCACTTTCAAGAAAACACGTCATGAAAACGTAGTTCTCTTTATGGGAGCTTGCATGAATCCCCCGAGGCTAGCTATTGTCACCTCACTGTGTAAGGGTAACACACTTTATACACACATTCATATTCGAAAAGATAAATTTAATTTAAACCGTACTACTATTGTCGCCCAACAAATATCACAAGGAATGGGTTATTTACATGCCAGAGGTATCGTTCATAAAGATCTTAAAACTAAAAACATCTTTCTAGAAAATGGAAAAGTGATAATAACCGACTTTGGCCTCTTTAGTGCTACTAAATTATTGTATTGTGATTTAGGATTAGGTATACCAAGCGGTTGGTTATGTTATTTAGCTCCTGAATTAATGCGAAAACTCACCTCCTATCGTCCAGTAGATGAAGATTTGCCATTCTCTAAGTCCTCAGATATGTTTGCTTTTGGAACTGTATGGTATGAACTGCTATGTGGAGATTTTCCTTTCAAGTCACAGCCTCCAGAGG contains:
- the LOC109621965 gene encoding kinase suppressor of Ras 2, whose amino-acid sequence is MDITRPVASAENVQDRLLHPNTTSPEEASISTLTPSPSPPTSPSNAALSKQVKKSFPTTPPPKKKHQTHIRQSAVHQTSAMQSHQLSQNNNLINPIQTPVNANTEQILSLIKSKSHESQFLANQSITTSECINQNVVNSNDINTCVQTMSAGNGSLPSSGARTRLYTDPTPEHHASESADSIISSIHNVSIPPKSPCTPIITRVMGHMIQHRFTKKFKVTKSTCDLCNKQMFFGFKCTECKYRCHKDCKSNVPPSCGLPQEFVDEFKKSLQSDTLVPNVSPNLCNRVMYAKDRNRAQLSGIHGGPDSSGSSCNSSSPSSPALLSLPPQTPAASKHSQFNFPEVSICNSFSMISDSEEITLETHPINNNNSRHPGIEIPRVQLSKLPESNESNDSDKTGSTSAASTDSSSERTPVRLDSTEEKDSDNWPRQNSMSLKEWDIPYDDLKLLEKIGNGRFGTVHRALWHGDVAVKLLKEDYVADERTLEAFKLEVATFKKTRHENVVLFMGACMNPPRLAIVTSLCKGNTLYTHIHIRKDKFNLNRTTIVAQQISQGMGYLHARGIVHKDLKTKNIFLENGKVIITDFGLFSATKLLYCDLGLGIPSGWLCYLAPELMRKLTSYRPVDEDLPFSKSSDMFAFGTVWYELLCGDFPFKSQPPEAIIWQVGRGMKQTLANLQASRDVKDILMICWAFQADDRPDFAKLLGQLERLPKKRLARSPSHPIQLSRSAESVF